From Cotesia glomerata isolate CgM1 linkage group LG3, MPM_Cglom_v2.3, whole genome shotgun sequence:
ttcccctaatccctcatggaaaccgccgtcaggcattacttcgtgaggggaggatctagctactgctctttcttctggtggctaaggtgttattcttTCCTCCTTCTAATTGGCGTCAttcgctcttcttctttctatgGACCGCAGGTCTGAGAGGACTCCCGTGACAAACGtgtttgtggcgttccaggcagcctctgatgacagcattgcttctactattgtctctggttggattttccttTTCAGGATATTCTctagctcatctcgctgtggataaaaacgtgggcactcaaagaagacatgctctgcatcttcattgactcctgggcaggacggacactctggggaattatcatgcttgaagcggtggagatacgcccggaaacagccatgtcctgataacatctgcgtaagataatagttgacctcaccgtgactccggtttagccaaacgttgatccttgatatgagacgatgcgtccacctacccttcactgtggcatcccactgtagttgccatcgacttatgctcttctgccATTCTTCTGTTCTAAGCtcctcagcgcttagtgtggttgacttcgttcgttggtaaaggatccgtctttcctcagctaagactctgagaggcaaagttccggaaatgacaaacactgcttccatagatattgtgcggaaggcgctcgctactcttaaggcactcagacggtagactggtccagcctttctccatgattcttgcttctctagtgcgtccgcccagatagatattccgtaagtgagcattgatgtgactacagataatagcagtagtcttctgctctgctttgagcctccgacgtttggcatcagtcgtgctaagctagctaccactgctgatgcttttgcactcacgtgttcaacttgctgcttaaagttgagtcaggcatcaagcatcactcccagatatcggatatatggtggtgatgtgatttcttgttctccgactttcagctttatggtctctatcacttttctgctggtaataagcacagcctcagtcttctgttaagccagttgtagattcattgagtccatccaccggttaactttctcaaaggtgataccgaacatgtggtttatctcatctaggtgtttagcaacgattacgacaggtacatcatctgcatatgcaacaagcttgacacttcttggaagagtcagtctcagtaggccatcatacatgacattccacagaagtggacccagaacggaaccctggggtacacctccggtaatatcatactcttttggaccattcttcgtgtcgtatctcaggattctgtccgtgaatgtgtgtgtgtgtgtgtggatgtaaacctctcataacttttaaacggcttgaccgatttaaccgtggttggtgccattcaaaagggcttgactgaacttagattttgaatatactttggaacgattcagaccggtagattttgagaaatgtcaaaaaaactacaaaaaaatttttttcaaatgtggtatttttggaataacttttaaacggctttaccgatcaattcttaaaactaatcagctcttaacatcaaaaatccacgtcgattgccgccggTCTGGTCttaatcggttgattcgttcgtgagttatcgttgacgaaagaaaaccgaaaaaagtgttttttcggaattacttcgaaatttcttgttttatcaaattaaacttgaagattcttcataaagcttcaaaaactgcgtcgaatatgaaaatcggtttattcattcaaaagtcattatgatctaaaaattcaaaatagtgttttatcaaacttctatcaaacttttgaactcgaagagctcaaaagcatactaaagctattttttgagctcggagagcccaaaataacacaaaaattgGATTTATGAGCTCGCAGaactcaaaaacgtcataattGCAATTCAaacgtttaggtatagaatttacgggaagttgcagggatggcctttagggtcaaccgttttcctaatttttatttttttttgcttaaagttcatttattaatttttaatggtacatgtttttgagttcttaggtcaaataaacaaaaaagtaAACCTTATAATCGTTATAGTGGTTACTTAAGTTATAGGCTGGAGTTAAAAGCACTCGGACTTAAACAATCTTTGTGTATtaagaatacaaaaaattcttgtattattttaatagtatattaatttttaagatccTAAACAATCTCgggtattttttataaaaaaaaattgtttataaaaaaaatcgttgtttttattatttatcgtttgaaataaaaaaaaaaaaaagaaatctcTCCGGCGGGGAATCGAACCCCGGTCTCCCGCATGACAGGCGGGGATACTAACTACTATAACTTAAGCAACACCACAAAAGTGGTGAGAAGAGTAACCCAGGGAACTACAGGCCCATAGCTGTCCTAAACACCGACTATAAAATCTTGACTGGTGTCATTACAGAGATCATCAAGCAGGGCCTCCCAGACTGGGCTATTCCACCTGAACAACTAGCCAGAGCTGGCGTCTGGGGCACAATGCATGGACTGCTTATTGATAAGGCATGCACCCAGAAAGCCAGGATGGACGGAGTGGGGCATTACACCGCATGGTTTGACTTCAGCAAGGCCTATGACTCAATAGACATTTTCCAACTGCTAAGACTGGTCGGCGCGCTTCCTATTCACGATGACATTGCCAACACATTGAAAGCAGCCATCAGAGCGTGGTCTGTAGTCATCCAGGTTGGGAAAGACAGGACTAGGCCAATCTACGTGAAGAGAGGGGTCTACCAGGGCGACACCATCAGCCCAATCCTGTTTATCCTGATCACAGCCTTCCTAATTTACCTAGTGCGGGAGGATGAGAAGGTAAACAGGACTTGCAGAGGAGAGCAACAGGTAGCAGCTTTCATGGATGACTACAAGGTCCATGCTCCATCAGAGGAGGGCATTAGATGTATTGCGGATGTCATCACCGATGGAGGGGCGGAGATTGGGCTCAGTTTAAACATCAGGAAGTGCGGAATATCTCACGGGCGTACTTGGAGGGCGAAGAAGTGCTGGACGAGGGTGAGGAGATGCTGTTCCTGCCAAGAGTCAGGGACTCGTATAAGTATCTGGGCATCCACCAGCTGGAGCGGGACCTGCCCATAAATTATAGACTGGTGGAGTCAAAGGTCACCAAGATGACTGAGAAGATCCTGGATTCTGGACTAGCTGTATCGCAAAAAGTCAAGCTGTATAACACCTGTGTCATCCCAGCTGCGACGTATGTACTTGGAAATATATATTCCCAAGAATCCAGAGCAACTTCTATGAGGAAATGCAACGACCAGGATAAGCTAGTCCGGAAGATCTTAGTTGAAAAACAGCTGAAGGGTGCCACGACGACGCGGGTATCGACCTACATTCCATCATGCAAGGGAGGCCTTGGGTTAAAGTCCATCAGATTCGAAGCCGAGCTGCTGATGGTGAAGAAAGGGGCCTACCTGAAGTCGCACCCGGAGATGGGAATGGCCAGGGAGAAGTACGAGAAACTGGCTGCCAAAGGCTGGAGAAATCCACTAACGGATGCGGAGTGGGTGATGGACACCTACGGAGTGGTAGGACCATCTGTAGAGAGAATGCCCGAAGAGGGATTTGGTGACTACTACCGCAGGTTGGCGAGGTGGGTAGCATTACAACAGGAGGACCTGCTCCTCCACTTATGGAGATCTCTGCATTACGGACGACTGGTAGTGCAGGAGGAAGCAGCGATAAAATTTCCAGCAGTCAATTCCTTCAAGATGGAGGACTGGATTGCCAGGAGAACCCTGGAAGCTGCAGAGGAGCAGGTCCATGGCCTTGGATCCATTACAGGGGCTCCATGCCGATTGGGATGCCAGAACACCGAGACTGCCTACCACGTGATAGCTGCTTGTGGGAGGCAGACTCACCCAGCCAGACACGATACAGCAGTCAGTTGGATAATAAAGACCATCCTGGAGGCAACGAAAGCCCCTGAGGACGTAAAGCTCAGGGCTTTCAAAGCGCGAGCCTCGCTTGTCACTGAGTACCTGTGGGAGGAGCGCAAAGTTGAGATCTGCGCGGGACCAAGAGTCGTGGTAGACATCAACCTGCACCACAATCGCCCGGACATGATGATCAAGCTTTCGAACCCAGCTGAGATCTTCGTGCTAGAGGTGGCAGTATCCCACCTGCAGAACATCCGGCTCCAGGAGCGCATCGACCGGGCCCGATACAACATCAATTCGACGGTCGAAATCTCCGAGAACAACCTGGAGGAGGTCACGCGGGGTGAAAACCTTGTAGATGCGCTCCAGAGAAAGCATAAGTGCCCAGCAAAGTTGGGTATCCTGGTGTTTGGAGCGCTGGGCGAGGTACTGGACACTAAGGAGCTCAAGAACAGCGCGAATATCTTAAAAAAGCTGGGAATGACTGAGAGGAAAATTGACATCATGCTCTCGAACATCGCCCTGTCCATGGCGAAGGCCAGTGCCCAAATCCTGCTACAAAGAGTGAGGACAGAACACCGGGGATGATGGATCCAGGGTAATCCAATCACCAGCGGAGATGCTGAGGATGCCAACCAGCCAAGCCACCGAGGAGATTACCCCCCCCCCCCACCCCAACCCTCTGTAGaatctttagaatttttatttttgaatttttcttctaaattCCTCTTAAATTTCTCTTTAAACTTTTCTTGCCTTAATGTGACTAGTAGTATAATTACAAAAGTTTAAATCCCCTTATACCTCCCAGAACAAACATAATTACCACAAACCTAATCTTTGTAAGAATATAGAGGTCTGAAGTGACTATGTATacttatgataataataaagaaaatttctataGTATAACTTAATCACCAGACCATCAAGGTGAAAGTCATTGACAAGACCAACATGATATTTGGATCAATGCTATCAGTTAGCCAAATGGTAACGCTCTACAACACATCGGTAATACCTGCCGCAGTTTATGTCTTGGGGAACTTGTATCCCCAGGAAAGAAGAACAACCACCCTGAAGAAGTGCCGTGATCTTGACGGGGATGTGAGGAAACTGTTTATCTCCTACAACATGAAAGGAAGAACATCTGCCAGGGTATCCACATATATTCCATCGTCTCGAGGGGGCCTCGGACTGAAGTCGATCGAACATGAGGTGGAAGTCATGTATGTAAGAAAGGCAGCGTACTTGCAATCTCACCAGGACCTCGAGAAGACGCGGGAGAGGTATAACCGGCTGATTGCTGCTGGGTGGAGAAACCCAATGGGGGATGCCAACCATGTCCTCGGCAAATACCAAGTTAACATGCGGGGAAGAAGAGTGGATGAACCAGTGAGAGACTATTGCAGGAGCTTGGCCAGAGAAATCGAACACCAACAGCTAACCTGGCTTATGAATGAATGGAAAGGGTGTAAATATGCAAGAGTTGTCGATGAGAACGCCAACATTATGGCCTGCCCCGCGTTTACATCACCATACATGGAGAGGTGGATGTTCTCATTGATACTCAATGCAGCAGAAGAGCAAGTCGCAGGACTCGGTACATATACCGGTAAAAAATGTCGTATGGGATGTGAAGTGGTGGAAACAGCGTACCACGTTGTATCGGCGTGCCTAGGACCAGAATATACAACAAGACATGACAATGCGGTTTGCTGGTTCATAAAACATATACTCTATGCAATGAAGGCTCCCAAGTTCCTATCTGACCATATCCATCTGTCAAGGTCATCGCTGGTAGCAGAATTCATGTGGGGAGAGAGGGTAGTTAAAATCAGGGCTGAGGTTCGCATCATGACTGACGTGAAACTCCATCATAACAAGCCGGACATCATGTTCATCCTCTCAAACCCAGACGAAGTCATCGTGCTGGAACTTGCAGTGTCGCACCTGCAAAATATGAGGCTGCAGGAGACAATCAAGAGAACAAGATACGCTAAGAACTCTGTGGTACCAGTCACTGGGGCTAACGTAGATGATGTTGGTCGCGACTACAACGTTGCTAACATCCTAAGAGAGATCCACAGATGCCCTGTTTACCTGGGTGTATATGTCTTCGGAGCACTGGGAGAAATCCTCAATACTGAGGCGCATATCAAGGGGCAGGCAATCTTGGGAAAGTTGGGCCTCTCAAGGAGAAGTATTGACCTGTTGATGAGGAGATGCTGCTTCGCCGTAGCCAAGGAGTCAACCAAGATCTTGATGCGGAGGCTGAACTATCGAAAATAGCTATTATCCATAGATGTCCATCATTTCAATTAATTGCTTACTTAAATGCTATCCATAGATTTCTagtatttcaattaattatcatttgctTTGCTTTCTCAATAAATGCCATAAAATGTTTGCTCTCTCTCTATAATTCCATAGTTTGACATTACTTAATCTATCTTTTACTTGCTTTGTTTACAGATTAACTTCACCtattttaaaatgtattaaaaatgtatttacttGGCCATATAGAGGTCACTATTGACTATGTATGAttcaagttataaataaataaataatatactaCCGAAGAATACATTATTACAGACGGCTGAGTTACTAAATAAAGTGGAGAAAACGTCCCAGAATCGATATGCCACATACTATCTAgtttaaagtcaaaaaattggcttttttcttatttttttaattcaattgtttaattcatctaattttttattaattactctaATTGTACAATTGAACCAATTCTAATTGattaatctaatttttaattagttccAAATCTAATTTTACTATAATACCTGGAAAGAAAGGCCAAAGATTAAAGAACCTGTTGGGAAAATTAACCTGAGCCTTGTAGCACTGATAGATGCCATTCTCCAAAGGACTCTCTTGCAGATTGGGGCAGAAGAACCCACGGAAGCGGGAAGGGAGCGAAAGAATAGGACCATTTACTCAGCGGGAGTATTGTTGATGGGCATTCCACTGTACATACAATTCATAAGCTACTGTCTGATGTAATGACACACATAGACGAGAACCTAATAGGAGCAACACTCATAGATCTAGAGAAGGCCTTTGACACGGTATGGTTATATGGTTTAATGTACATACTAATGTCTAATAATTTTCCAGAACATCTGATTGGTACAATTTGAAGTATGATTAGCGAAAGAACATTCTACACATGGAATGGAAAAATAAAGTCGTCAACATTATTCAAAATCCAGGAAGGACTTCAACAGGGCACCGTTAACTCTccaatattattcaatatctTCATAAGCCATATAATAAATGCGTGTAAATTAAACTAGAATGATAACACATACTCTATTACATATGCTGATGATCTCATCATATACGCGGCCGATAAATATCTTTCTATGTTAAAAAATGTACTAGAAACACTAATCAATaagatcaataatttatttgcaaCATGGAATCTTCGAGTAAGCCCGGAAAAATGCTTGACAATTGTCTTCAGGAAACCAGCTAGATTTGTAACTAAAGCTAAAAGAACCAACAACGAAAATTCTTCATTGAAACAGTCAAATCGGACACGCGGGATCTGATAAAAATTCCGACAAAAAATACAGTAAAATATCTAGACATGAATATTGATTATATCAGCCAAATGTAACAATCACCTGGACCTACAGCTCACCAAAGCACGCAACTCTTTCAGATCTTTGAATAGACTTTTCCATAATAAACATATTAGCCCCAGAGCTAAGGTGATATGCTACCAACTGCTTATCAGACCACTTCTGACCTACGCAGCCCCGGTTTACTGGAACGTCGGAGCAGCCCAAATGGAAAAAGTGAGAAGATTTGAAAGAGTATGCCTAAGAACGGCTTAACATATGTACAGAAGACCTGAGACTGAATACCAATATCGAATCAGCAACAAAGAAATATATAATGTCGCAAACATCCCTAGAACCGACAACCATCGATTAAATCTAACTAGGGACTATTTTAACAAGACCAAAGTCATCAACAacaaaatcatcaaaaatttaagacCCACAACTGGGGACATATACATCAAAGCCCAGAACAGTTTTCTAGAGCCCCAGGACTGCAGTGTTTTTGATAAGCTAGGCCTCATCCAAGATGGGTTAAATAGACTGATATTATACCACAGAACCCGACACCCCGATTAAAAACAGAATTtagccgcaccaccgccgaaACACCGCTGCCCGGTGAAACAACTT
This genomic window contains:
- the LOC123261457 gene encoding uncharacterized protein LOC123261457, with the protein product MTEKILDSGLAVSQKVKLYNTCVIPAATYVLGNIYSQESRATSMRKCNDQDKLVRKILVEKQLKGATTTRVSTYIPSCKGGLGLKSIRFEAELLMVKKGAYLKSHPEMGMAREKYEKLAAKGWRNPLTDAEWVMDTYGVVGPSVERMPEEGFGDYYRRLARWVALQQEDLLLHLWRSLHYGRLVVQEEAAIKFPAVNSFKMEDWIARRTLEAAEEQVHGLGSITGAPCRLGCQNTETAYHVIAACGRQTHPARHDTAVSWIIKTILEATKAPEDVKLRAFKARASLVTEYLWEERKVEICAGPRVVVDINLHHNRPDMMIKLSNPAEIFVLEVAVSHLQNIRLQERIDRARYNINSTVEISENNLEEVTRGENLVDALQRKHKCPAKLGILVFGALGEVLDTKELKNSANILKKLGMTERKIDIMLSNIALSMAKASAQILLQRVRTEHRG
- the LOC123261458 gene encoding uncharacterized protein LOC123261458; translation: MIFGSMLSVSQMVTLYNTSVIPAAVYVLGNLYPQERRTTTLKKCRDLDGDVRKLFISYNMKGRTSARVSTYIPSSRGGLGLKSIEHEVEVMYVRKAAYLQSHQDLEKTRERYNRLIAAGWRNPMGDANHVLGKYQVNMRGRRVDEPVRDYCRSLAREIEHQQLTWLMNEWKGCKYARVVDENANIMACPAFTSPYMERWMFSLILNAAEEQVAGLGTYTGKKCRMGCEVVETAYHVVSACLGPEYTTRHDNAVCWFIKHILYAMKAPKFLSDHIHLSRSSLVAEFMWGERVVKIRAEVRIMTDVKLHHNKPDIMFILSNPDEVIVLELAVSHLQNMRLQETIKRTRYAKNSVVPVTGANVDDVGRDYNVANILREIHRCPVYLGVYVFGALGEILNTEAHIKGQAILGKLGLSRRSIDLLMRRCCFAVAKESTKILMRRLNYRK